The Marinobacter szutsaonensis sequence CCGCTGGTCAAGCTGGTTAACAACGTGGTGATCATCGGCACCTGCGCGTTCACCGCCTACCTGCTGCTGGTGAACCTGCCGTGGTACCTGCCACAACTGGGCGACGGTGAATCCGTGGTGCCCGCGTTCTACGCAATCGTGTTCCTGTCGATCGCGCTGGCGGTGTATTCCAGTTCCAAGGTCAAGTACATCCGCATTCTGAGCATCGGCTCCAGTGTGTTGTTCATTGCCCTGATTGTCGGCATGTGGTTCCGCGCGTTCGTGCTGGGCAAGGGATCGCCGGCGGATTTCTTCGGTACTGCCAGCATGCTGGGCGAGTACTTTGGCAACATTCACCAGTTTGTGTTGCCGATTAACGACTACCACGCCTTCTACCTGTTCTGGTGGTTCGCCTGGAGCATCATGATCGGCCAGTTCACTGCCCGTTTCGTCAGTGGTATCCGGACCTGGCAGCTGCTGATTGCCATGCTGGTGGTACCGTCCATCGCCATCGGGGTGTGGTTCAGCGTGCTGTACTACTACCACGCGGAAGGCCTGCAGATCGCTGCCTTCACCAACATCGCCATGATTTCCGTGGGTGTGCTGATGGTGGTGAATTCCCTGGATTCGCTGATCCGCCTGTACACCGACAACCTGAACCTGACCGCCCAGCGGCTGGGAAGGGTGAATTATGTGATCTTCAACCTGGTGGCCATGGTCGGCCTGACCATGCTGTTCCAGCTTGATTTCCTGCGTATCCAGTGGGTTGGTGCACTGGTGATCGCCCTGTATTTCGCCTGCTTTGCCTACATCCTGGCAAAGAAGCGGAGCGAGGTGGCTGCCATCAAATCGTCACCCAAGGAAAATATTCTGGATTTCCACAAGATTGAATTGGCGGGATAAGACCCCATATCACCAACCGCAGTTACTTCCCGGGATGGAAATGGCTGCGGGTTGTTGGTCCGGGCTTCGCCTGGATAGGCTGAGCCTATCCCTTTATTGGAAATTATCAATTTAAACGAAGCCGGAAAAATCCGTATCTTTGCTTCCCGTAAATTCTTCAACCCTCAAATGCACCAAACAGGAGTTATCTTTAATGGGCATCATTAACAGCGAGATCAAGCCGTTCAACGCCACCGCTTTCAAGAACGGTGAGTTTGTTGAGATCAGCGAAGCAGACGTAAAAGGTAAGTGGGCTGTCTTTTTCTTCTACCCGGCCGACTTCACTTTCGTATGTCCGACCGAGCTGGGCGACGTAGCTGACAAGTACGAAGAGCTGCAGAAGCTGGGCGTAGAAGTGTTCTCCGTGTCCACCGACACCCACTTCACCCACAAGGCGTGGCACGATACTTCCGAGACCATCGGCAAGATCCAGTACTACATGGTTGGCGACCAGACCGGCACCATCACCAACAACTTCGGTGTTATGCGTGAAGGCCAGGGCCTGGCCGACCGTGCTACTTTCGTGATCGATCCGGACGGCATCATCCAGGCCGTTGAGATCACTGCCGAAGGCATCGGCCGTGACGCCGACGACCTGCTGCGCAAGATCAAGGCCGCCCAGTACGTTCGCAAGAACCCGGGTGAAGTTTGCCCGGCCAAGTGGAAAGAAGGCGAAGAGACCCTGGCTCCGTCACTGGACCTGGTCGGCAAGATCTAAGTTTCGCCTAACGGTGAAACTGAATGGATGCGAGGTCTGCTCTGCGGACCTCGGATTCCCGAGGAACCCCGGCCCGGCCGGGGTTTTTTGTGTCTGACCGGTATCAGGAGCTGGCTATCTCGCTGCCGTAATCGGCGCCGCGGGCCTTGAGCCGGTAGAATTCCTCGATCACTTCCGCCATCGCTTCCGGACAGTAGGGCCGTAATCCACTCAGCACCAGGCGTTTGGTCACATCGCCCACCGGCTTGCCATCGGCCTTCAACAGATATTCCAGCGTCACGTTGCCCCGTTTACCGGCGGCTTCCAGGTCGGCATTGCTCAGCTCCAGTTCCGGGGAAGAGGCATCCACCGTGTCCAGGGACAGGCTCATGCTCTCGTACATCACCATGGGGCGATCCGGATTGAACATGACCCCGTTCGATTCCATCAGCGGTTTCAGGGTGTGCGGAAAGTTCTTGCCCGAGGCCGCCACGTAGCAGCGGGTGAAGTCCTCGATGAACTGCTCGTCCCGGGTAATCTCGCCGCTGCGGGTAACCTCAAGGTAGACCTTGCCATTGTCGTCACAGACTTCGATGGTGTCGTCCCCGTTCTCCCGGAACAGGAGCTCAACGCCATCACCAACCAGGGCGCGGAACCGGAATGTCATGTTCCGGGAAAGCCCGAAGCGGGACACAACCACGGCAAACAGCAGATCCCCCGGTACGCAGAAGCGGCGGGCATCGGGATCATGAATCG is a genomic window containing:
- a CDS encoding BCCT family transporter gives rise to the protein MTLWLSTGLIFTFAAIALILYKWWDMQCIGVTPVRTFTFIAILFTSGLDVGLIMFPLTEFGGYGNVGENPEYGFANPLAIEFGFWAFLIWGFYFLTCFYFAIIEPRVKFFEIPLVKLVNNVVIIGTCAFTAYLLLVNLPWYLPQLGDGESVVPAFYAIVFLSIALAVYSSSKVKYIRILSIGSSVLFIALIVGMWFRAFVLGKGSPADFFGTASMLGEYFGNIHQFVLPINDYHAFYLFWWFAWSIMIGQFTARFVSGIRTWQLLIAMLVVPSIAIGVWFSVLYYYHAEGLQIAAFTNIAMISVGVLMVVNSLDSLIRLYTDNLNLTAQRLGRVNYVIFNLVAMVGLTMLFQLDFLRIQWVGALVIALYFACFAYILAKKRSEVAAIKSSPKENILDFHKIELAG
- the ahpC gene encoding alkyl hydroperoxide reductase subunit C gives rise to the protein MGIINSEIKPFNATAFKNGEFVEISEADVKGKWAVFFFYPADFTFVCPTELGDVADKYEELQKLGVEVFSVSTDTHFTHKAWHDTSETIGKIQYYMVGDQTGTITNNFGVMREGQGLADRATFVIDPDGIIQAVEITAEGIGRDADDLLRKIKAAQYVRKNPGEVCPAKWKEGEETLAPSLDLVGKI
- a CDS encoding DUF3581 domain-containing protein codes for the protein MFLERFHSLQDGRVTISALQASKFAKEVAGDFNPIHDPDARRFCVPGDLLFAVVVSRFGLSRNMTFRFRALVGDGVELLFRENGDDTIEVCDDNGKVYLEVTRSGEITRDEQFIEDFTRCYVAASGKNFPHTLKPLMESNGVMFNPDRPMVMYESMSLSLDTVDASSPELELSNADLEAAGKRGNVTLEYLLKADGKPVGDVTKRLVLSGLRPYCPEAMAEVIEEFYRLKARGADYGSEIASS